In Prunus dulcis chromosome 1, ALMONDv2, whole genome shotgun sequence, the following are encoded in one genomic region:
- the LOC117616506 gene encoding la protein 1: protein MATPSLDEETSKKVLRQVEFYFSDSNLPRDDFLKKTISESEEGLVSLALICSFTRMRNHLKLGDVKPDSVPEDRVKAVAETLRKSTTLKLSEDGTKVGRSTEILKPEELIEQVDIRTVAASPFEYDAKLEDVETFFGQFAKVNSVRLPRHVADKKLFCGTALVEFSTEEEANKILEQSLDYSGLKLDLKPKKDFDTDREREVKEYEARPRTDTNRKNNSKAEADYPKGLIVAFTLKSTSDKASAEHSGTPATANGSTNGNKTDGQVDSSENAAEETERKESEDVNRGDVDEEIPGEDVKENKENADEKNSSDGGEGKETGDGENPAEVPAAKSEEKEEKLSAAAYKDNMDVVMREDLKIVFQKFGTVKYIDFKIGEESGYIRFEEPEAAQKARAAAVLTDLGGLVVKNFIATLEPVSGEAEKEYWSLFRGHQEKFRDSKGHRGGGRGGKHNNRGWKHGRSRDNDNGGRPNKARKF, encoded by the exons GTTGAGTTTTACTTCAGCGATAGCAATCTTCCTCGGGAtgattttctcaaaaaaaccATAAGCGAAAGCGAAGAAGGAT TGGTTAGCTTGGCTTTGATATGCTCGTTTACTCGGATGAGAAATCATCTCAAGTTGGGGGATGTGAAGCCAGACAGTGTCCCTGAAGATAGAGTAAAGGCTGTTGCCGAAACTCTTCGAAAATCTACCACCCTAAAGCTTTCCGAAGACG GCACAAAGGTTGGCAGGTCAACTGAAATCCTGAAGCCAGAGGAGTTGATAGAGCAGGTAGACATAAGAACTGTAGCTGCTTCACCGTTTGAGTATGATGCGAAGCTTGAAGATGTCGAAACATTTTTTGGACAATTTGCCAAG GTTAACAGTGTGAGGCTGCCTCGTCATGTTGCAGACAAAAAGTTGTTTTGCGGCACTGCCTTGGTCGAGTTTTCCACAGAGGAAGAAGCCAATAAGATCCTGGAGCAATCTTTGGATTATTCAGGTCTCAAGTTAGACCTAAAACCAAA GAAGGATTTTGATactgatagagaaagagaggtaAAGGAGTATGAGGCTCGCCCTCGGACAGATACAAACCGCAAGAATAACTCAAAAGCAGAGGCGGA CTATCCTAAGGGGTTGATTGTTGCATTCACGTTAAAGAGCACGTCAGATAAAGCTTCTGCAGAGCATAGTGGTACTCCTGCCACTGCTAATGGTAGTACAAATGGTAACAAAACCGATGGTCAAGTTGATTCTTCAGAGAATGCTGCCGAAGAAACTGAAAGGAAGGAGTCGGAAGATGTTAACAGAGGTGATGTAGATGAAGAAATTCCTGGAGAGGATGTTAAGGAGAATAAGGAAAATGCTGATGAGAAAAATAGTTCAGATGGTGGTGAAGGAAAGGAAACTGGAGATGGGGAAAATCCTGCTGAAGTTCCTGCTGcaaagagtgaagagaaggaagaaaaattgagTGCTGCCGCATACAAAGATAACATGGATGTCGTTATGCGTGAGGATTTGAAGATTGTATTCCAAAAATTTGGCACTGTTAAG TACATTGATTTTAAGATCGGAGAAGAATCAGGATACATTCGGTTCGAAGAGCCTGAAGCAGCTCAGAAAGCACGTGCTGCTGCAGTCCTTACTGACCTAGGAGGTCTGGTTGTGAAGAATTTCATTGCAACTTTGGAACCAGTCAGCG GTGAGGCTGAAAAGGAGTACTGGAGCCTCTTCCGTGGCCACCAAGAAAAATTCCGCGATAGTAAGGGCCACCGCGGAGGAGGAAG GGGAGGGAAACACAACAATAGGGGTTGGAAACATGGCCGATCAAGGGACAATGACAATGGAGGTCGCCCAAACAAAGCCCGGAAATTTTGA